A segment of the Bacillus pseudomycoides genome:
TATTGCGTTTTTCATTTTAGGAAGCGGATCTACCGGAGATGTTGATTTCACTACTTTTACAAGTACATTAGAAAAGAATGCAACAATCTCGCTTGTCACTCTGATTCCAATCGTATTACTGTTCTTATTTGCTTTTAAAAAGATACCAGCTGTCCCAACTTTACTTGCTGGCATTGTAGCTGGCATTATCATCCTCTTTATTTTCAATCCAAGTACTTCACTTACTGATTTAATGAAAATTATGCAAGATGGTTATGTGTCTAAGACAGGGATAAAAGATATTGATAGCTTATTATCACGCGGCGGCCTGCAAAGTATGATGATGTCAATTGCACTTATTTTCCTTGCTCTTTGTATGGGTGGGTTACTACAAGGAATGGGCATTATTACACAGCTTATGAACATCATTTCTAACTTTGTTAAAACAAGTACACGTTTAATCGTTTCTACTGCATCAACAGCAATTGGCGTTAATTTCTTGCTTGGTGAGCAGTACTTATCCATCGTATTAACAGGACAAGCATTCGCCAACAAATACGATGAAGTTGGCTTAAAACGTCGTAATTTATCACGCGTACTAGAAGATGCTGGTACAGTTATTAATCCACTTGTACCATGGGGCGTAAGTGGTGTCTTCTTAACGAACGTACTAAGCGTTCCAACAATCGATTATGTTCCATACGCATTCTTCTGCTTAGCTTGTCCAATCGTTACAATTATCGTTGGATTCACAGGATTTGGACTTTCGTGGAAAAAGGAAAAACCTGTTTCCGTTTCTTAAATTCATTATAGAAAAAAGAGGATTACCAGCATCGGTAATCCTCTTTCATTTTATTGATTTGCTTTTTTTCTTCTAAAGAGCATGAAAATACCAGCTCCAATAAACGCAAGACCCGCTCCAATTGTAGAGAAGACATTCGCTCCCGTTTTTGGTAAATCACGATCATCTTTGTTTGTTTCTTTATCCTCACTTACGTTGGTAGGTGATGTTGATTTGTCCCCGCTGTTTCCTTCATCTGTTGTTGTTGGCGGTGTTGGGTTATCCCCACCGTTTCCTTCACCTGTCGTTGTTGGCGGTGTTGGGTTATCCCCACCGTTTCCTTCACCTGTCGTTGGCGGTGTTGTTGGTTTGTCCCCATCGTTTCCTTCACCTGTCGTTGGCGGTGTTGTTGGTTTGTCCCCATCGTTTCCTTCACCTGTCGTTGGCGGTGTTGTTGGTTTGTCCCCATCATTCTTTTTCGTTAAATCAATTGCATACTTCGCAAACTCATTTTCAGATGGACCCACATAAGAGATTTCCCCATCTTTCGCAATGTATTTTTGCGCATTTGGTGATGAGTCAAATGTAGTATTTAATTTCTCAGCAACAATTGGCTTAAATACCCAGTTTTGATCTGCTGCTGGATTAATAACAGGTGTTTCTTTCATATATTTCGTAATGATTTGACGCGTTTCGTCTTGAGATTGATATACAACTTCACCTTTACTTACACCAGGGAATGTTTGACTGCTGCCACGATAGTTATTTGTAGCAACAATAAATTCTTGATTATCAGCTATCGGTTTCCCATCATATGTTATATTCACAATACGATTTGCATTTTGGTTTACTACTTTCCCATCCTTATCATACTTTGCTGGTTGTGTAACATCAATTTCGTATTTTACGCCATCTAAAATATCAAAGTTATATGTAGGATAGTTTACATTTACTAACGATTGTTCTTCTGCCTTCGCTGGATCAATTTGGTTGAACTGACCTGCAGACATTTCAAGCCATTCTTTTACTTGTGCACCATTTACTTTTACAGCATATAGAGTATTTGGATATACATATAAATCAGCGACGTTTTTAATCGCTAAAGTCCCTGCTGGAATATCAGTATAATAAGTTGCACCATTTCGGCCGCCTGCTTTAAAAGGTGCACCTGCTGATAAGACTGGGATTCCTTTATATTTACTGTATTGTCCATTTTCTGCAAATAGCTTTTCTACATACCATTTTTGAGCATTCGTTACAAGTTGTACAGATGGATCATCTTGTACAAGTGAAAAATAACTGTTAATTGGTGCTGTCGTTTTACCAACAGGAGTATTTACATATTTAATTGTCGCCTCATGATCATCTTTTATTTCATCAACTAGTCTTTTATCAGACTCTACTAATGCATTTCCTTTACTATCAGAAATCGGACGCACACTTGGGACCGATTTATCTTTTTGTACTTCCCACTTGCCGTTTACCTTTTTCAGCTCCATATCAATGATACCGAGATTACTTCCGAAAACACCTGGCATCACAACGGGAACACCTTTAAAATTGTCCGTGATTACCGTATGCGAGTGTCCCATTAACACTGCATCAACGTCAGGAACTTCTGTTGCTAAATAGAATGATGCATTTTCCATCCCAGCATTGTAACCACTTTTATCGACACCAGAGTGAGCTAGTGCAACAATAATATCCGCACCTTCTGCTTTCATTTTCGGAACCATTTTCTTCGCAGTTTCTACGATGTCTTTTGCTTTTACTTTTCCTTCTAAATTCGCTTTATCCCACCCCATAACTTGCGGAGGTACAAAACCCATTACTCCAATCTTTACTTTTTGCTTTTGACCAGATTCATCTTCTACTTCTTTTTCAAAAACATGGTACGGTTTAAAGTAGTTTTCATCATTCTCTTCATTATTATCGCCATCGTCTTTGTATACATTTGAATTAATAACTGGGAACTGTGTTTTGCTAATCGCCTTATTTAAGTAGTTCAAACCATAGTTAAACTCGTGATTCCCAAGAGAAATGACGTCATACTTCATTAAATTCATTAGACGATATAAAGGGTGGACATACTCTCCATCCAAGCCTTTTTGTGCTACATAATCCCCAAGCGGCGTTCCTTGTATCGCATCTCCATCATCAAATAGCACAGAGTTCTTTGCTTCTTCACGTGCTTTGTTAACAAGAGTCGCAGTTTGAACTAGACCAACTTTATTATCCGTTTTTGTTTGATAATAATCGTAGTTCATTAAGTTAACATGAATATCAGAAGTTTCTAAGATTCGTAATTTAACTGTACTCTCCTCCGCTTGTCCCTCTGCATGAGCAGTTGTTGGCAGCACTTGCGGAGCCATAACGCCTAATGCAAGAGTCGCTCCTGCTAACATTTTCTTTGACTTTTTCACAAAAAATCCCCCTTATAAACTTGTCCCTAAAAAAACAATAAAATGAGTTTTTCATCAAACTCTAATAAGGTATTCTCTCTACCTTTATTCTCTTCTTTCCTCATATTAGAGTGACGTATATTCATTTATCTGACATTATCATATCTAACATACTTTCATATCGTCAATATTTTTTGACATACTTCTACAAATTTTCTGTAAAGTTATTGTAAAATTTCCATAAAGATATAATAAGCCCTTCCATTGCTTATACCGTTGAATATGATACAATTACCAATTACAAGGAGGATGAATTTATGAAAAAAGTCATCTTAATTATTGTTTGTCTCCTCCTTCTAATCATTTCTTATTCGCATTTTGAAAAGAACGATGAGACAACAAAACAAAAGGAAAAATCAGCATCATCTACTCCTCATTGGATTGATAAACAAACGAATGACTCTTTTTATCATCTTGTGTTAGGAGATTCGCTTGCAAAGGGATATGGCTCGACACAAGGAGGGTTTGCCGAATTAGCTTCCAAGCAAATAGAGGAACAAATTCACAAACCGATTAGAGTAGAAAACCTTGGAGTGAACGGACTTACAACAGATCGTCTCGTTCAAAAAATCCAGGCAGAAGAAGTGCAACAAAAAATTAAAGAAGCAAATATAATTACCATTAATATTGGAGGAAATAATTTATTCCGCTTAAATCGTGATGTAGGTGTTATAGATGGTATGAAAATGTTAAATAAAGAAAAAGCTCATTTTGAAGAAGACGTAAAAAACATTGTAAAGACAGTCCGGACTCTCAACCCGAATGCTTTACTCATTCTATCTGAGCTCTATAACCCTCTACAACTCGATGATTCAATTGCTTCTTATGCAGATATGTTTTTAGATGGCTGGAATGATGCAGTTTACTCAATTTCAAAAGCGAATCAACCGTCCATTGTTTTACCAATTCGAAAATTAATATCAAATAATAAAAAAGATTTATTATACGACCAAGTACATCCAAACGATAAAGGCTATGAAATTATCGCTAATGCATTCACAAAGCAAGTATTATCCTATAAATATTGAAGCTGAGCCGAACAATTCTATTCTTATACGCTTCCTTTTTTGTTACAATGATAATGGAAGGGGGGCCTTTATATGGCATCACGTGAGTGGGAACGTATTGTTGATCATCTTCTTTCGTTAGTGCCTCTTTTTTATCGCAAATTTATGCTTCCTGGAGAAATTTCTTCACAAAGGCACATGCCGCCGTCTCATACACAGGTTTTACTGCTATTGCATGAACGTGGCACATTAGCAGTGTCAGAAATCGGAAAGCGATTGGCGATTTCAAGACCAAACATGACACCGCTATTAAATAAATTGATTCAGGAAGAACTCATAGAGCGTCATTACAGCGAAAAAGATCGACGGGTCATTTTAATTTCTCTTACGGCTGAAGGGAAATCATTCGTAAGTCAGTATCAACAATTTATTTTAGACAAACTACAAGAAAACTTTCAAACATTATCTGAAGAAGAGCGGGAACAACTCATTCACTCTCTTCAAACCATTCAAAATTTAATTTTGAAAACAAACGTGTAAAGCTGCTTCTGAAAGAAGCAGCTTTATGATTCATAATAATTTCCATAATATGAATTTGAGTATGGCCATGTCATTAAGTATGGTCTTCTTTCCTGAGAAGGCTGCGCCTGCTGATATACTTCAGCCTGTTGCCTTATATAAGGAGCTGGATAATAATTCACATATGGATATACTTGAGGTACATAGTAATAATACATTTATCTTCTCCCCTTTCCCTTAAACATATTCAAGGTAGAAAATGAATGTGACATTCTTTATATTTGTACAAGTGGTTCTCTCGTTCTTTTTTTTCTTTTTTTCAAACGTAACTTACGATTTTTTTCATATAAATAATGTACAACAAAATAAGATATTATCCCAAATATAACCCCTAAAATTGTCATCCCAATTAATACATATATTTCACTCTGCAGCAAACTCTTTAACATAGTAAAAATATTACTTGAGAACACATCATGTATTGTATATGGTTTATGATGCGTTACCTTTATTTCAAACGGATATAAAATTTTCCCTAACGCATACGCAAACGGAAACAATAATACCGGGAGAAACGATACTTTCCCAATAATATTCCCAATAACCGCTGCGGGAAAGGACCCCTTTGCTAAGCGCACGATTGGATAAAAAATCAAATAAACAAGCGATGCTGTATAGATCACTAGCATTTCCAAAGCAAATCCAATCGCAAATCCACGTGACACCGTCTTTGCCCCTTCTGGTGAACGAAGCAATTTATAATAATGAAATTTCGGTACTCTCCAAATACGTTGAAAAAATGAATATGTTTTTTTACTTGTTTGCACAATTATCATCTCTTTAATAGTTTTTTCTCTTCGTAGTATGAACTTAATCTCAAGACACAAACTTATTCAACTTCATCTTATTATAAATGATACAAAGAATATCTACCAAATATACATCAGACATTTCATAACAAAAAAACCTCCCAGATTAGGAAGGTTTTTTGATGCTTTGAAGCAAACTGACTAATAACGCTTTTTGAGCATGCAAGCGATTCCCCGCTTGCTCAAAGACAATAGAAGTAGACCCATCTATAATTCCTCCTGTTACTTCCTCTTCACGATGAGCAGGTAAACAATGTAAGAAACGATATGTTGCTTTCGCATGCTGAACAAGCTTTTCATTCACTTGAAACGGCTGAAATAATTTATATTTCTCTTCCGTATCCTCTTGCCCCATACTCATCCAAACATCAGTATAGATAAAATCTGCATCTTTCACTGTCAACTCCGGATCATGTAAGACTTCAATATTTGCTCCCGTCTCATTTGCAATTTCTAGTGCACGCTTTACAATTTGCTCATTCGGTTCATACCCTGATGGAGTCGCTACTGTCATATTCATACCGACTTTTGCACTTGCCAAAAGTAAGGAGTGGCATACGTTATTTCCATCGCCGACGTAAGCTAGTTTAATTCCTTTAAATGTATGGACTTCTTCATAAATTGTCATCAAATCTGCTAATGCCTGGCACGGATGATGATCATCTGTCAATCCATTGATAACAGGAATACTTGCTTCTTTCGCAAGCTCCTCTACATCCGTGTGTGAAAATGTACGAATCATGATCCCATCAATATAATGGGATAATACTTTTGCCGTGTCTGAAACACTTTCTCCTCGGCCAAGCTGCATTTCTTTTCCACTTAGAAACATTCCATGTCCACCAAGTTGTACCATTCCTGCTTCGAAAGAGACACGTGTACGAGTTGAATGTTTATCAAAAATGAGTCCTAATATTTTCCCGTCCAATAAAGGTTCATGTTTATTCTGTTTTAAATAAATAGCAAACTCAATTAGTGCAATTATTTCCTCTTGCGTCAGTTCCTCTAATGTTAAAAGATCTTTCGTTTGTAATTTCGGCACTTGTATAGTTGACATAGAAAATCCCCCTTATAATATTGATGATTTTTGCGAACAAATTACTCTTTTCATTATATTTATTGCTTCATTTATTTCTTCATTCGTGACAATGAGAGGTGGTAAAAGCCGCAAAACATTCGTGCCAGCTTGTAGTACGAGAAGCCCCTCTTTCTCTAACTGTTCTATAATTGATGTAACGTCATGCTGACAAACGACTCCAATCATAAGTCCTCTTCCGCGAATATCCGTAATCCATTCTATATCATGTAATTCTTTTTTTAGCTTTTGAAGTAAATATTCTCCCTTTCCCTTCACTTCTTGTAAAAAAGATGGTTGCTTCATAATTTGCAATACTTCTCTTGCTGCTGTCATTGCAATATAGTTTCCGCCAAACGTTGAACCATGCACCCCAGCTGAAAAAGTGGACATAAGCTTTTTCTCTCCAAGCATCGCTCCAACCGGAATACCATTTCCAAGCGCTTTTGCCGTCGTAACAATATCTGGGGAGGTTCCAGTCTGTTCATAAGCAAACAACGTTCCCGTTCTTCCCATTCCAGTTTGTACCTCGTCGATTATATAAAGGGCTCCATATCGTCTACATAACTGTTCTATCTCTTGCAAAAAGGAAATGTCGGCAGGTAAGACACCTCCCTCTCCTAGAACAACTTCCACCATAACTGCAGCCACCTCTTCATTCATTGCCTCCCTGAGTGCTTCTATATCATTAAAAGGAATATGTAAAAAAGACGGAAGAAGTGGACCGAATCCCCTTTTGACTTTCTCTTGTCCAGTTGCACTCATTGTTCCAAAAGTTCTACCATGAAAGGATTGCTGAAATGTTAAAACAAGGGATTTCCCTGTATGCTTACGTGCTAATTTAAGTGCAGCTTCATTCGCTTCTGCTCCGCTATTACAAAAGAATACGTAATCTAATTCCCGCCCCTCTGTTAACAATGCAGCTACTTTTTCTTGTACTTTGTGCGGAAAAAGGTTTGATATATGCCAGATTTCCTGTAATTGCTTTGTCATTGCTTCTACAAGTACAGGATGACAATGCCCTAAATTACATACAGCAATTCCAGAAGTAAAGTCTAAATACTTTTTTCCACTTTCATCTATAATCTTTGTTCCATTTCCTTGAACAATTTCAATACCTCTTCTCCCGTATGTAGGAAATATATGACTGCTCATATAATATTCACCCCTTTTGTTACTGTCGTTCCAATCCAGCCATCTGATGTTCCAACAAAATGTTTTGCACCGTTTACAATGCTGACACGCCGGACTCCCATCTTTATTGAAGCAAGAGCTGCCTGTACTTTCGGAATCATTCCCCCTGTAATAATCCCTTCTTTTATGAGATGTAAAAGCTCTATTTCATCCGTTTTCTTTAACAATTCCCCTTTACACAGTACACCGTCTACATCCGTAATAAAGAGCAATTCTTTTGCCCCGATCGCATATGCAATTCCAGCTGCAGCAGTATCTGCATTTATGTTATAAATTTGGTCTCCCCTTACCCCAATCGGAGCAATGACCGGAATATAATTCAAATCTAGTAACCCTTTTAATATTGAGGTCTCTACACCGCTAACTTCTCCGACATATCCAATATCCATATCAAGGGGCTGAACCCTAAGTAAATTCCCGTCACAACCAGAGATTCCAATTGCGTGTAAGCCATGTTTTTGAAAATTCATTACCATTTTTTTATTCGTGCTCCCGCATAAAACCATTTGAACAACATTCATCACTTCTTTTGTCGTCACACGTAATCCGTTCTTCTTTTCAATTGAAATATTACATTGTTGTAGCTTTGCATCAATTTCTGGTCCACCGCCATGAACAATAATAACTTGGTATGTTTCTTTCAGTCTCTCTATACATTCAAAAAACACATGATCTAAGCGCTCTAACATACTCCCGCCGCATTTTACTACAATATACTCACTCATCTTTTCTCTCCTTACGTACGATAACAAGCATTGATTTTCACATATTCATAGCTTAAGTCGCAGCCCCAAGCCCTCCCTTTTTCCTCTCCAAGGTATAAATGAACATCTATAACAATTTCAGGTTGCTTTAATTTATGTTTCATTTCCTTCTCAAGGAACACTTGCGGCTCACTCCCTTGTAAAACAGAAATAGACTGAACAGCAATATCAACAGTGGTAGGTTCAATCGCAACTCCACTTTGCCCAATCGCACTAATAATGCGACCCCAATTTGCATCTTCACCATACATTGCTGTTTTCACAAGACTTGAACCAACAATTTGTTTCGCTATCTTATTCCCTTCTTCTACTGTTCGTGCTCCGTATACATTTACTTCAATTAACTTAGTAGCCCCTTCACCATCTTTAGCAATTTTCTTCGCTAAATCCTCACATACCTTTTGCAAAGCAACCTTAAACTTCTCCCACTCCGCATGACCGGTATGAATAGCAGTTGTTCCTGATAAACCACTTGCCATCACAACGACCATATCATTTGTGGATGTATCTCCGTCCACAGTAATTTGATTAAATGTATGATTCGTAACTTCTGATAATGCTAGCTGGATTGCTTCTTGTTCTATATTTACGTCTGTTGTAATAAAACTAAGCATCGTCGCCATATTAGGATGAATCATCCCAGATCCTTTTGCTGTCCCAGCAATCTTTACTTCTTTCCCTTCAATCTTTAACTGATAACACGAGTGCTTCGTCATAAGATCTGTTGTTAATATCGCTTCATAAAAGGAATCTACTTTTTCTTCTTCTTTCGTTGGAACAAGCGATGAAATTCCAGTACGAATTACATCCATTGGCAAAGGAACTCCTATAACACCTGTTGAAGCAACCGCTACATGATTTTCTTGTACATGGAATTGTTCTGCTGCCAAGGTTCTCATTTCATATGCATCTCGTAATCCCTGCATTCCTGTACAAGCATTTGCATTCCCGCTATTTACAACAATTGCTTGCAATTTCCCTTCCGCAGCGATACTTTCTTTTGTAACTTGCACTGGCGCTGCTTGAAATTGATTTGTTGTATACACAGCTCCGCAATTAGCAGGAACATCACAAACAATCGCTCCCATATCTTTTTTTCCATTTTTCAATCCTACCTGAACACCAATCGTGGCAAAACCTTTTGGCGTTACAATTGATCCAGTCGCAATTTTGATAATAGAATCTACTCCAATCATCATTCTTCCCCCTTATGGATAGAACGGCATATATTGTAAGCCCGCTGTTTCCTCTAGCCCTGCTAATAAGTTTGCATTTTGAATTGCTTGCCCAGCGGCCCCTTTCATCATATTGTCGATAACGGATACAACTGTAATACGTCCGGTTCGTTTATCATAAGCCGTTCCTATATCACAATAATTTGAACCCCTTACTTCTTTTGGACTTGGAAACTCCCCTTTAGGACGGATACGCACAAAAGGAGCATGACAATACGTTTCTTCATATAACTTCTGTAATATCTGTGTATGGACATCTCGTTTTGCCTTTGCATAGAGAGTAACCATAATCCCTCTCGATATCGGAATTAAATGTGTACTAAATGTAATGGGTTTTGTCTGTTGGTCCCACTCGGTAAGCATTTGTTCAATCTCTGGAACATGCTGGTGCTCATTGACCTTATAAATATGAAAATTATCATAAAGCTCTGGAAAATGAGTCATTGTTGTCGGTGTCTTTCCCGCTCCTGACACCCCTGATTTCGCATCGATAATAAGTGAGTCTGCCTCTATTATCCCGTTTTGTATTAATGGAGCAGCTGCTAATAATGCTGCTGTTGCAAAACAGCCTGGATTTGCAATCAATTCTGTTTCTTGAATCGCCGGCTTTTTCCATTCGCTTAATCCATACACAGCCTGTTGAAGAGTTTCTTCGTTCGCAGCAGGTTTTTTATACCATGTTTCATACGTATGAGGATTTAACATACGAAAATCGCCTGATAAATCAATAACTTTTAATCCTGCCGCTAGCAATCTTGGCGTTATATGCGCCGAAACCCCTGCTGGCGTCGCTAAAAATACAATACTTGCTTCCTTCGCTATTACATCCACGTCGATTTCTTGTAACGTATGGACAATAAAATTTCGCAAATGCGGATATGCATTTGTTATACATTCTCCTACTTGTGAAAAAGAATGAAGAGATGCAATCGAAAAATGTGGATGATGATGTAATAACCTTATTAACTCAATTCCTCCATATCCTGTTGCTCCAATAATCGCAACTTTCATATGCGCCTCCTTATATGAATTCTTTAAATTAAGTATGATTATAATATTGTATATTTATAGAGTCAATTAAATATTTATTAATTTAAAAAGTTTTTAAAGACGCAATTTTCCTAGAAAAACAATAATCGTTTATGAATTTTTATACAGAACAAGTGTATACTAGTATTTTTTTTATACTTCAAGTACAATAAAAACAATACATTTACACATGCAGGCGGGGAAAAACATGAATGAGAAATTAATCGAAAAGATGTTAATAAAAAGTTTTCGGCAATATCAATGTAAACCTGTTTCAAAAGAGGATCAGGAAATCCTAATTCAAAATATCCAAACAACGATTAGTTCGGAACCTGATATCGATGTATATGAAGCAATTGAGGATATTGTTTATGAATATATTACGGGAAAGTAAAAAATAGGAGATTTCCAAATGGAAATCTCCTATTTTTTACTTAATGATTTACCCGCAACGCGTTCAAACAACCCTGGAAATAGTGCAAAAAGTTTTGGCCCAATACTCATCCACTTTGGCAAATTCACTTCACGCTTTTTCGTTTGCATCGCTTTTACAATTTGCTCAGCTACATATGTAGGTTTTAACATGTAACGTCCCATATTTTTTACATATGTACCTGATTGATCAGCAATATCAAAAAAGTTTGTGTCAATTGGCCCTGGATTGATTGCTGTCACATGAATATTTGTATTTGTCAGTTCCATGCGTAAGCTATTCGTAAATCCTAATACCGC
Coding sequences within it:
- a CDS encoding YqzH family protein; translated protein: MNEKLIEKMLIKSFRQYQCKPVSKEDQEILIQNIQTTISSEPDIDVYEAIEDIVYEYITGK